Proteins encoded together in one Bacillota bacterium window:
- the spoVB gene encoding stage V sporulation protein B, with amino-acid sequence MRKQSLLQGAFVLTAAGLITKILGFATTILQSRIIGAEAIGLQMMVTPLIGLLMTITTLGLPVAVSKAVAEAEAQGNKTKIKRILLVSLTLTCSAALILTLGLAYFGKTLSRIFLADQRAYYSLMAIVPVIPILAISGILRGYFQGRQNMNPLALSQVIEQIIRIALLYGLVQAFAERGIEYAAAGAVLAGVLGELAALIYLLFKFRTVGRYRSDSLKLLRGLTYSKIDLVELLRTGLPQTGNQFFRSLLRVVQPTLITRSLLKTGLSASAIAEQFGMLTGYVYPLLFFPGFINYSLAVALVPAISEAASRNRMRLANRRASNAFRASLLVGVPSSLILFVFAEPILTLFYRAPEAAGLLRVTAPFYLFQYFHSPMQSSLIGLGRSTTAMVNNIVPRCIGLALIYPLAVTMGWGIYGVAAASNLAVVLETVLHYLALRHRIGPCFQFAEAGKIIAIGAAAACFSKFTYDTIIMYQVSKSTAAVWSAAVLLLIYFALIFITNTLRWSAVWVTFKRR; translated from the coding sequence GTGCGAAAACAAAGCCTGCTTCAGGGTGCCTTTGTCCTAACCGCCGCCGGTTTGATTACCAAAATCCTCGGCTTTGCCACAACTATTCTCCAGTCCCGCATTATTGGCGCGGAAGCGATAGGTCTGCAGATGATGGTAACTCCTCTTATTGGGCTGTTAATGACCATTACTACCCTAGGACTCCCGGTAGCTGTCTCTAAGGCTGTTGCAGAAGCTGAAGCTCAGGGAAATAAAACGAAAATAAAAAGAATTCTCCTGGTATCTCTTACACTTACCTGCAGCGCAGCTCTGATTCTGACCTTAGGCTTAGCCTATTTTGGCAAAACCTTGTCCAGAATTTTCCTAGCCGACCAGCGCGCCTACTATTCTCTGATGGCCATAGTCCCCGTAATCCCTATCCTAGCTATATCCGGAATACTGCGGGGTTACTTTCAAGGCCGGCAGAATATGAATCCCCTTGCTCTCTCCCAAGTAATCGAGCAGATCATCCGCATCGCCCTCCTCTATGGCCTCGTGCAGGCTTTTGCAGAGCGGGGGATTGAATACGCGGCTGCCGGCGCTGTGCTGGCAGGCGTTTTAGGAGAGTTGGCCGCGCTAATCTATCTGCTGTTTAAGTTTAGAACCGTTGGACGCTATCGGTCAGACAGCTTAAAACTGCTGCGGGGACTGACCTACAGTAAGATCGATCTGGTTGAACTGCTCAGGACCGGACTGCCCCAGACCGGCAATCAGTTTTTTCGTTCGCTGCTGCGGGTAGTTCAGCCTACCCTGATTACCCGCAGCCTGCTTAAAACCGGCCTATCTGCTTCCGCTATTGCCGAGCAGTTCGGCATGCTGACTGGATATGTTTATCCACTTTTATTCTTCCCCGGTTTTATCAACTATTCCTTGGCTGTTGCCCTGGTTCCTGCCATAAGCGAAGCCGCTTCCCGCAACCGCATGCGGTTAGCTAACCGCCGCGCATCTAACGCTTTCCGGGCATCTCTGCTGGTGGGCGTACCAAGCAGCTTGATCTTATTCGTATTTGCTGAGCCGATCTTAACCCTGTTCTACCGGGCTCCGGAAGCCGCCGGCCTGCTCAGAGTAACCGCGCCATTCTACCTATTCCAATATTTCCACTCGCCGATGCAGTCATCGCTGATTGGACTCGGACGATCGACGACAGCTATGGTCAACAATATTGTTCCCAGGTGCATCGGGCTCGCTTTGATTTATCCCCTCGCGGTAACCATGGGCTGGGGTATTTATGGTGTTGCAGCGGCATCGAATCTAGCTGTAGTGCTGGAAACAGTTCTACACTACCTGGCTCTCCGGCACAGGATAGGTCCCTGTTTTCAATTTGCGGAAGCGGGTAAAATAATAGCCATCGGAGCTGCCGCCGCCTGCTTCAGTAAGTTTACTTATGACACGATCATAATGTATCAGGTATCGAAGTCAACAGCAGCCGTCTGGTCTGCCGCAGTGCTGCTGCTGATCTATTTTGCCCTGATTTTCATCACTAACACTCTGCGCTGGAGCGCAGTCTGGGTTACTTTTAAACGGAGATAG
- a CDS encoding SH3 domain-containing protein — translation MRLLVRLGLVILLLALAAAVYQLTPSYPDLGGEEDVKLYPIDQAEQNQDLLEFRKRFIDAVKAKDLDFVLEHIDDTIKYTFGLNEGTAGFLREWELDQNPDQSRFWDEILEVLMLGGEFTNPEKTLFTAPYVFTSFPEDLDAFQHVAVIEREVKVYREPNRDADVLGVLNYSIVRNLTHNDRYVFESNGQLWRKIETFSSQIGYVPDQYLRSPVDYRLSFYNQGPKWQLIFFVAGD, via the coding sequence ATGAGATTGCTGGTGAGGTTAGGACTGGTAATTCTGCTGTTAGCATTAGCTGCTGCTGTGTATCAGCTGACACCGAGTTACCCAGATTTAGGCGGTGAGGAGGATGTGAAGCTTTATCCAATTGATCAGGCTGAGCAGAATCAGGACTTGCTGGAATTTAGAAAGCGGTTTATCGACGCGGTAAAAGCTAAAGATTTGGATTTTGTCTTGGAACACATCGATGATACGATTAAATATACATTTGGGTTAAATGAGGGAACCGCTGGATTTCTGCGGGAATGGGAACTGGATCAAAATCCCGACCAGTCCAGGTTTTGGGATGAAATTCTTGAGGTCTTGATGCTTGGAGGCGAGTTTACTAATCCGGAAAAAACTCTGTTTACCGCCCCTTATGTCTTCACAAGCTTCCCGGAAGACTTAGATGCTTTTCAGCATGTGGCAGTTATCGAGCGGGAAGTGAAAGTCTATCGGGAACCGAATCGAGATGCAGATGTCCTAGGGGTGCTTAATTACAGCATAGTGCGGAATCTGACCCATAATGACCGCTATGTGTTTGAAAGTAACGGACAGCTGTGGCGGAAAATAGAGACATTCTCCAGTCAGATCGGTTATGTTCCGGATCAGTATCTCCGCAGCCCCGTTGATTACCGCTTAAGCTTTTACAACCAGGGTCCAAAGTGGCAGCTGATCTTTTTTGTCGCCGGTGACTAA
- a CDS encoding heavy metal translocating P-type ATPase, protein MQKKFYVTGMTCSACQAAVERSVKKLAGVQAVNVNLLANKMTVEFDDALVDADAIVAAVEKAGYEAGEEQPAEAAGEAKAAGGELLKDEIREMRQRVFISFVFLIPLMYIAMGEMVGLPLPSWLTGLENALTYAFVQFLLTLPIVYINRKYYQNGFKTLLRGSPNMDSLIAIGSSAAVIYGIFAIFRIGYGLGHGRLDLVEQYSMDIYFETGGMILALITLGKYLEARSKGRTSEAISKLLDLAPKTAVVERNGRELEIPVEEIAVGDLVVIRPGQSIPVDGVIVEGSTAVDQAAITGESIPVEKTVGDRVISASINKTGFIKFRAEKVGDDTTLAQIIQLVEEAGSSKAPIAKLADRISGIFVPVVIAIAVVATIVWLLLGASFEFALAIGIAVLVISCPCALGLATPVAIMVGTGQGAVNGILIKSAEALEVAHGVDTVVLDKTGTITEGRPRVTDVVLTSELTEQEFLQIAASMEQASEHPLAEAVLEKASEMGIALKPNSEFTAVPGRGIETVIDGKKYRAGNLALMAESGIDTAAWQDLADRFASEAKTPLYFADTDQLLGVIAARDVVKPTSYAAVEQFKAMGIEVVMLTGDNQKTAEAIQKELQLDRVVAEVLPQDKEQEIRRLQDEGKKVAMIGDGINDAPALVRADVGIAIGAGTDIAIESADIVLIRSDLQNAAAAVQLSKATIRNIKQNLFWAFFYNTLGIPLAAGIFYPLLGWKLSPMVGAAAMSLSSVFVVTNALRLKFFQPKRTG, encoded by the coding sequence ATGCAGAAGAAGTTTTATGTTACCGGAATGACTTGTTCTGCCTGCCAGGCTGCAGTGGAGCGCAGTGTCAAGAAACTAGCCGGGGTGCAGGCAGTTAACGTAAATTTATTGGCTAACAAGATGACGGTAGAATTTGATGACGCGCTTGTGGATGCCGATGCCATTGTGGCAGCGGTAGAAAAAGCGGGTTATGAGGCCGGAGAAGAGCAACCGGCTGAAGCAGCTGGTGAAGCTAAAGCTGCCGGAGGAGAGCTGCTGAAAGATGAGATAAGGGAAATGCGGCAGCGGGTATTCATCTCATTTGTCTTTTTAATTCCCCTCATGTATATTGCCATGGGGGAAATGGTTGGTCTGCCGCTGCCGTCTTGGCTGACAGGATTAGAGAACGCGCTCACCTACGCATTTGTCCAGTTCTTGCTAACCCTGCCCATTGTGTACATCAACCGCAAATACTACCAAAATGGATTCAAGACTCTTTTGAGAGGCTCACCGAACATGGATTCCTTGATTGCCATTGGTTCTTCGGCGGCGGTTATCTACGGCATCTTTGCTATTTTTCGCATTGGCTATGGGTTAGGCCACGGCCGCTTAGATCTTGTTGAGCAGTACAGCATGGATATTTACTTTGAAACAGGGGGCATGATTCTGGCCCTGATCACACTTGGAAAATATCTGGAAGCTAGATCAAAGGGCAGAACCTCCGAAGCGATTTCCAAGCTGCTGGATTTAGCCCCAAAAACAGCAGTAGTGGAGCGGAATGGTCGGGAACTGGAAATCCCGGTCGAGGAGATTGCAGTTGGTGATCTTGTTGTCATCCGTCCCGGTCAGAGCATCCCGGTTGACGGCGTGATTGTTGAAGGCTCCACTGCGGTTGATCAAGCCGCGATTACTGGTGAGAGCATCCCGGTGGAAAAGACAGTCGGAGACCGTGTAATTTCGGCTTCGATTAACAAAACCGGATTTATTAAGTTTAGGGCGGAGAAGGTAGGAGATGATACCACTTTAGCTCAGATCATCCAGCTGGTGGAAGAAGCGGGATCGTCAAAGGCACCCATTGCTAAGCTAGCGGATAGAATCAGCGGGATTTTTGTGCCGGTGGTGATCGCAATTGCGGTGGTGGCCACCATCGTGTGGCTGCTGCTGGGAGCAAGTTTTGAATTTGCTCTGGCTATCGGCATTGCAGTTTTAGTGATTTCCTGCCCGTGCGCCCTGGGCCTGGCTACACCGGTAGCGATTATGGTCGGTACCGGTCAGGGTGCTGTTAACGGCATTTTGATAAAATCTGCGGAAGCATTGGAAGTTGCCCACGGTGTAGATACCGTTGTGTTAGATAAAACCGGCACCATTACGGAAGGCCGACCGCGGGTAACTGATGTCGTGCTGACTTCTGAGCTTACGGAGCAGGAGTTTCTCCAGATCGCTGCGTCGATGGAGCAGGCTTCGGAGCATCCCCTTGCCGAGGCGGTTTTAGAAAAAGCTAGTGAGATGGGAATTGCACTTAAACCCAACTCCGAATTTACCGCTGTGCCTGGAAGAGGTATTGAAACAGTAATCGACGGTAAGAAGTATCGCGCCGGAAATCTAGCGCTGATGGCAGAATCCGGGATTGATACTGCAGCTTGGCAGGACTTAGCTGACCGGTTTGCGTCGGAAGCAAAAACACCGCTTTATTTTGCCGACACTGATCAGCTGTTGGGCGTGATCGCCGCCAGGGATGTGGTAAAACCTACCAGCTACGCGGCAGTTGAACAGTTCAAAGCCATGGGCATTGAAGTAGTAATGCTGACAGGGGATAATCAGAAGACAGCGGAAGCAATCCAAAAAGAGCTGCAGCTGGATCGGGTGGTGGCAGAGGTTCTGCCTCAGGATAAAGAGCAGGAGATTCGCCGCCTGCAGGATGAAGGCAAGAAGGTGGCTATGATCGGCGATGGAATCAATGACGCTCCAGCCCTGGTTCGGGCTGATGTGGGCATTGCTATTGGGGCAGGCACCGATATCGCAATTGAGTCTGCAGACATTGTTTTAATCCGCAGTGACCTTCAGAACGCTGCTGCAGCTGTTCAACTCAGTAAAGCTACCATCCGCAACATCAAGCAGAATCTGTTTTGGGCCTTTTTCTACAATACTTTAGGCATTCCTCTGGCAGCCGGAATTTTTTACCCGCTGCTCGGCTGGAAACTGAGCCCAATGGTCGGCGCTGCTGCCATGAGTTTAAGTTCTGTCTTTGTTGTCACCAATGCTCTTAGGCTGAAATTCTTCCAGCCTAAACGGACAGGATAA
- a CDS encoding metal-sensing transcriptional repressor, which yields MKTDQKRALQLLKTARGQIDGLIKMVEEDRYCIDISHQILAVQAILRRVNKGILHGHLNHCVKEAFTADEAQLKIDEVLEIMDKLMKG from the coding sequence ATGAAAACTGATCAAAAGCGGGCTCTGCAGCTTTTAAAAACCGCTCGAGGCCAGATAGACGGATTGATTAAAATGGTGGAAGAGGATCGCTACTGCATTGACATATCTCATCAAATTTTAGCGGTGCAGGCAATTCTCCGCCGCGTTAACAAGGGTATTCTCCATGGGCATCTAAATCACTGTGTGAAGGAAGCGTTCACAGCTGATGAAGCTCAGCTGAAGATTGATGAAGTGCTAGAAATCATGGATAAACTGATGAAAGGCTGA
- the trpS gene encoding tryptophan--tRNA ligase — protein sequence MQRVFSGIQPTGNIHIGNYLGAIRNWVAMQHQYESLFCIVDYHAITVEYEPQLLHERVMDLAATLIASGLDPEQCTLFVQSSVPEHAELTWLLTCITSIGALERMTQFKDKAERQKSGVFAGLMNYPVLMASDILIYKAELVPVGDDQIQHLELTREIARRFNTLFGEILPEPQPILTKAARIMALNDPTSKMSKSIEGSYIALDDDDDTIRKKIRRAVTDPGPQGGEMGPGVKNLFTLLEAFAAPEIVEQFRSDYANESLRYSDLKQTLGDAIVEKIAPIRERKAEILAKPDQLMELLNAGGAKARKIARENMVEIREAMGFKMPVL from the coding sequence ATGCAGCGAGTTTTTTCAGGAATCCAACCTACAGGCAACATCCATATCGGTAACTACTTAGGAGCAATTAGAAACTGGGTCGCGATGCAGCACCAGTATGAGAGTTTATTCTGCATCGTCGATTACCATGCTATAACTGTTGAGTATGAACCGCAGCTGCTCCACGAGCGGGTGATGGATCTGGCAGCAACCTTAATTGCCTCTGGATTGGATCCCGAGCAGTGCACATTGTTTGTTCAATCTTCAGTGCCGGAGCACGCGGAGCTGACCTGGCTGTTAACCTGCATCACATCGATTGGGGCTCTGGAGCGGATGACTCAGTTTAAGGACAAGGCTGAGCGGCAGAAAAGCGGAGTTTTTGCTGGATTGATGAACTATCCGGTGTTAATGGCCTCTGATATTTTGATTTACAAAGCTGAGCTGGTACCGGTGGGCGATGATCAGATTCAGCACCTAGAGCTTACCCGGGAGATTGCCCGCCGCTTTAATACTCTGTTCGGTGAAATCCTGCCTGAACCCCAGCCGATTCTAACTAAAGCAGCTCGGATCATGGCCCTTAATGATCCGACCAGTAAGATGTCCAAGAGCATCGAAGGCAGCTACATCGCCCTTGATGACGATGATGATACGATCCGGAAAAAGATCCGCAGGGCTGTTACCGATCCGGGTCCTCAAGGCGGAGAAATGGGTCCAGGCGTAAAAAACTTGTTCACACTTTTAGAAGCTTTTGCAGCGCCAGAAATTGTTGAGCAGTTTAGAAGCGATTACGCTAACGAATCTCTGCGCTACTCTGATTTAAAGCAGACTCTTGGCGATGCTATTGTTGAGAAGATTGCTCCGATTCGGGAGCGGAAGGCGGAAATTCTAGCTAAGCCGGATCAGCTGATGGAGCTGCTCAACGCCGGCGGAGCCAAAGCGCGGAAGATCGCGCGGGAGAATATGGTTGAGATTCGCGAAGCCATGGGCTTTAAAATGCCGGTTCTCTAA
- a CDS encoding rRNA methyltransferase, whose protein sequence is MELPERLRDAIEAELNIQSSKQLAKLTADLSQRYREDPSDGRTFIRSQADVEAYAAFRMPATFGAAGAVLDQVQEVLPAWQPQTLLDIGAGPGTVMWAAASRFPSLKAVDLVEREADMIRFGRRLAGYAENSLVKQAKWIQGDIRDQELKPHDLVTAAYVLGELDSGARADFVSKLWEAANGTLVIIEPGTTQGFARIREAREQLIALGAQIAAPCPHQEECPITGSNWCHFSQRVARSSLHRQIKSGELGYEDEKFSYVAAARFPGRAVYGRILRHPQVRKGHIIFEVCGPDGLETKIISRRQKDLYRLAKELQWGSVFPDE, encoded by the coding sequence ATGGAACTGCCTGAAAGATTACGGGATGCCATAGAAGCAGAGCTGAACATTCAATCCTCAAAGCAGCTGGCCAAGTTAACAGCCGATCTGTCCCAGCGATATCGGGAGGACCCGTCCGATGGCAGGACATTCATCCGCTCTCAAGCCGATGTTGAGGCTTATGCTGCTTTCAGAATGCCGGCTACTTTCGGCGCAGCGGGAGCGGTTTTAGACCAAGTTCAGGAAGTGCTGCCTGCTTGGCAGCCCCAGACTCTTCTGGATATCGGCGCGGGACCGGGTACTGTGATGTGGGCGGCCGCTTCCCGGTTTCCAAGTTTAAAGGCGGTGGACCTTGTGGAAAGGGAAGCAGATATGATCCGCTTTGGCAGGCGTCTGGCCGGATACGCTGAAAACAGCCTGGTAAAGCAAGCTAAGTGGATCCAGGGCGATATCCGGGACCAGGAGCTTAAGCCGCATGATTTAGTAACTGCCGCCTATGTCCTGGGAGAGCTCGACTCCGGCGCCCGAGCAGATTTTGTAAGCAAACTGTGGGAAGCTGCGAACGGTACATTGGTGATCATTGAGCCGGGAACAACTCAAGGCTTTGCCCGGATTAGGGAGGCCCGGGAGCAGCTGATCGCTTTAGGAGCTCAGATAGCGGCTCCCTGTCCCCATCAAGAAGAATGCCCGATCACGGGCAGCAATTGGTGTCACTTTTCGCAGCGGGTGGCGCGCAGCAGTCTGCACCGCCAGATTAAAAGTGGCGAGCTCGGCTATGAGGATGAGAAGTTTTCTTATGTAGCCGCGGCGCGCTTTCCGGGGAGAGCTGTATACGGACGCATTCTGCGCCACCCCCAGGTGAGGAAAGGCCACATTATCTTTGAAGTCTGCGGTCCCGATGGCCTGGAAACTAAGATCATCTCCCGCAGACAGAAAGATTTGTACCGCTTGGCAAAAGAACTGCAGTGGGGATCGGTTTTTCCAGATGAATAA
- a CDS encoding polysaccharide deacetylase family protein: MQVVKCFPGGKFKALTLSYDDGRTADRRLVEIFNKYGIKGTFHLNSGLIGVGDRVEADEVKSLYEGHEVAAHTVTHPTIARCPKEQVVQELLMDRMRLEELVGYPVRGLSYPNGSHSKQIRELLPHLGYAYSRVVGDSHSFGLPEDLYQWKSTCHHRRRLLEHGETFINLHKRQYLYLMYVWGHSYEFDNDQNWDLIEDFCKLVGGRDDIWYATNIEIVDYLHAFDQLQFAASMKFVYNPTALSVWISVGGEIVEVKSGEQVQLA, from the coding sequence ATGCAAGTAGTAAAATGCTTTCCCGGTGGAAAATTTAAAGCCCTGACTCTCAGCTATGACGACGGCAGAACTGCTGATCGGCGGCTAGTCGAGATCTTCAACAAGTATGGAATCAAGGGAACCTTTCATCTAAATTCCGGTCTGATTGGAGTTGGCGACCGAGTCGAAGCCGATGAAGTGAAGTCACTCTATGAAGGGCATGAAGTGGCAGCCCATACCGTTACTCATCCAACCATTGCCCGCTGCCCAAAAGAGCAGGTTGTCCAAGAGCTCCTCATGGATCGGATGCGGTTGGAAGAACTGGTTGGCTACCCAGTGCGGGGGCTGTCCTATCCAAATGGATCCCACAGCAAGCAGATCAGAGAGCTGCTGCCCCATCTCGGCTACGCTTATTCCCGAGTAGTCGGTGACAGCCACAGTTTCGGCCTACCTGAGGATCTGTATCAGTGGAAATCCACCTGTCACCACAGACGCCGCTTGCTGGAGCATGGTGAGACTTTCATCAATCTCCATAAAAGACAGTACTTGTACTTAATGTATGTGTGGGGCCACAGCTACGAGTTTGACAACGACCAGAACTGGGACCTAATTGAAGATTTCTGCAAACTGGTCGGCGGCCGTGACGATATCTGGTATGCAACTAATATTGAAATTGTGGACTATCTCCACGCCTTTGACCAGCTCCAGTTTGCCGCATCCATGAAGTTTGTCTACAACCCCACCGCCTTATCGGTTTGGATCAGCGTTGGTGGTGAAATTGTTGAAGTTAAAAGCGGTGAGCAGGTGCAGTTAGCCTAA
- a CDS encoding PAS domain-containing protein, whose translation MATVNLSDLFQELTGNETYEELKEMLIWERRVIHALLDLLPSSIYVKDHEARKILANKANYSQAGFSKAEDVIGKTDFDMFPRHLAEKFYKDDSTVLKDGKEVRNRVEQVIGTDGREAWQVTEKYPFYDDDGNIVGLIGFGHDITAEKELEKENIEASQKIEEQQSMVEQMIMDLSAIPAKIENLVDGIANISKQTKMVAINAAIEAARVGEYGRGFEIVAREVGELSDQSGKATTQVREAIEEVNSLVQKILQLWEEVRV comes from the coding sequence ATGGCAACAGTCAATCTCAGTGATCTTTTTCAGGAGCTTACCGGTAATGAAACATATGAAGAACTAAAAGAAATGCTTATCTGGGAGCGCCGGGTAATACATGCTCTGCTCGATCTATTGCCAAGCTCCATTTATGTAAAGGACCATGAGGCCAGAAAGATCTTGGCGAACAAGGCCAATTATTCGCAGGCCGGTTTCAGTAAAGCTGAAGATGTCATTGGTAAAACAGATTTCGACATGTTTCCCAGACACCTGGCCGAGAAGTTTTATAAAGACGACAGCACCGTGTTAAAGGACGGTAAAGAGGTTCGCAATCGGGTTGAACAGGTAATCGGGACTGATGGCAGAGAAGCCTGGCAGGTAACCGAGAAGTATCCATTCTACGATGATGACGGGAATATTGTAGGTTTAATCGGTTTTGGGCATGATATTACTGCTGAGAAGGAATTGGAAAAGGAGAATATCGAAGCTTCACAGAAAATCGAAGAGCAGCAGAGCATGGTAGAGCAGATGATTATGGATTTATCAGCTATACCTGCTAAAATAGAGAATCTGGTGGATGGAATCGCCAATATTTCTAAACAGACCAAGATGGTGGCCATCAACGCGGCAATTGAAGCCGCGCGGGTAGGTGAGTATGGGCGGGGGTTTGAGATTGTTGCCCGGGAAGTGGGAGAGTTATCGGACCAATCCGGTAAAGCTACAACTCAGGTACGAGAAGCGATTGAAGAGGTTAATTCATTAGTCCAGAAAATCCTTCAGCTTTGGGAGGAAGTGCGAGTTTAA
- a CDS encoding TVP38/TMEM64 family protein has translation MISDPDEFRTVILSYDSLGALVFIMFQVLQILIAIIPGEVVQIAGGYIYGAPLATLLLLTGAVIGSSIAFGLARLMGYSLVKKLISQEKLESFAELITSRKGYITIFVLFFIPGLPKDIMTYIGGLTPVRPLHFIAIAVLARTPALFISTFIGENIQERDYSTAIIFSAAAVVVFIVGWLYRNKILQWLQNLSRVRQKDK, from the coding sequence ATTATCAGTGACCCCGATGAATTTCGCACCGTGATTCTGTCCTACGATTCCCTGGGTGCCCTGGTCTTCATCATGTTTCAGGTGCTGCAGATTTTAATTGCAATCATACCAGGAGAGGTTGTGCAGATTGCCGGTGGCTACATTTACGGAGCTCCCCTGGCTACACTGCTTTTATTGACCGGAGCGGTAATCGGTTCAAGCATTGCTTTTGGCTTGGCGCGCTTAATGGGTTATTCCCTTGTTAAGAAGCTGATTTCCCAGGAGAAGCTGGAAAGTTTCGCTGAATTGATAACCAGCCGCAAAGGCTACATTACCATCTTTGTTTTGTTTTTTATACCGGGGCTGCCTAAAGATATCATGACTTACATTGGCGGCTTAACTCCAGTCAGACCGCTGCACTTTATCGCAATTGCAGTGCTAGCCCGGACTCCTGCTCTGTTTATCTCAACATTTATCGGGGAGAATATCCAGGAGCGGGACTATTCGACTGCGATAATTTTCTCCGCGGCTGCTGTAGTAGTTTTCATTGTCGGGTGGCTGTATCGGAATAAAATACTGCAGTGGCTGCAAAATCTGAGCAGAGTTCGGCAGAAAGATAAATAA
- the rpiA gene encoding ribose-5-phosphate isomerase RpiA: protein MEAKRLAAEKAVESIKDGMVVGLGTGSTVYYAIHKIGELVKQGLEIKAIATSVGSEQIAQQLGINLVTFADIDKIDLTIDGADEVDPHWNLIKGGGGALLREKIVAAASKELIVIADESKVVAQLGKFPLPIEVIPFGWEQTEKKIAELGCAPKLRVADGKPYLTDNGNYILDCSFGTIADPKSLHDRINQIVGVVDNGLFVGYASRVIVGYHNETVKELVRN from the coding sequence ATGGAAGCAAAAAGACTGGCTGCCGAAAAGGCAGTTGAAAGTATTAAAGATGGCATGGTTGTTGGATTAGGAACCGGTTCCACGGTTTATTACGCGATTCATAAAATCGGAGAGCTGGTGAAGCAGGGTTTAGAAATCAAAGCGATTGCTACTTCGGTCGGATCAGAACAGATCGCCCAGCAGCTGGGTATAAATCTGGTCACTTTTGCCGATATCGATAAAATCGACTTGACAATCGATGGAGCTGACGAAGTAGATCCTCACTGGAACTTGATCAAAGGAGGCGGCGGCGCGCTGCTTAGGGAGAAGATTGTGGCAGCAGCCAGTAAAGAGCTGATTGTTATTGCGGATGAGAGCAAGGTAGTAGCACAGCTCGGTAAGTTTCCGCTGCCGATTGAGGTAATTCCCTTCGGCTGGGAGCAGACTGAAAAGAAAATTGCTGAACTCGGCTGTGCTCCCAAGCTGCGGGTAGCAGATGGGAAACCTTATCTGACTGATAACGGCAATTATATTTTAGACTGCAGTTTTGGAACAATTGCCGATCCCAAGAGCCTGCATGATCGGATCAATCAGATTGTCGGGGTTGTCGATAACGGTCTCTTTGTCGGCTATGCCAGCCGAGTGATTGTGGGTTATCACAACGAGACAGTAAAAGAACTGGTTAGAAATTAA